A single Anopheles arabiensis isolate DONGOLA chromosome 2, AaraD3, whole genome shotgun sequence DNA region contains:
- the LOC120894541 gene encoding serine protease snake-like, translating into MVRGKLFGYISLLLLGHLISLCDGQTAKRISVQKCDEYRRIISNKRGVISLTLNPKPFYYQSYNCSNVVDLIVGGEAAKHGEFPHQALLGYPREDGSPEPYSFSCGGSLISDRFILTAAHCFSYGDPVIVRLGEYDLTVDSTTQLDFGIAEIIRHPKYRNSRSYHDLALVRLNETVLFSKVIRPACLWTNPTLNVSRFVATGFGKQEEGSTDLSTKLMKVQLDLFPSSDCGELFRDNRKFRDGIDEGQLCVGSLIGGKDTCQGDSGGPLQTITEPRSCIYNIVGVTSTGAACGVGNSKAIYSKVAHYLDWIEQVVWGV; encoded by the exons ATGGTGCGTGGCAAACTATTCGGCTACATTTCTCTTCTGCTACTGGGTCATCTGATATCGTTATGTGATGGACAGACAG CCAAGAGGATATCTGTGCAGA agTGTGATGAATATCGTAGAATAATTTCAAACAAGCGAGGTGTCATATCACTTACGCTGAATCCGAAACCGTTTTACTACCAATCGTACAACTGCTCGAACGTGGTGGATCTTATTGTCGGCGGTGAAGCAGCTAAACATGGCGAATTTCCCCACCAGGCACTGTTGGGTTACCCGCGTGAAGATGGCTCACCTGAACCGTACAGCTTCAGCTGTGGTGGGTCGCTGATTTCGGATCGCTTCATCCTGACCGCTGCGCACTGCTTTAGCTACGGCGATCCGGTGATCGTGCGGTTGGGCGAGTACGATCTAACCGTCGACTCGACGACACAGCTCGATTTCGGTATTGCCGAGATTATCCGCCATCCAAAGTATCGTAATTCCCGCTCCTACCACGATCTAGCCTTGGTGCGGCTGAATGAGACGGTATTGTTTTCGAAGGTTATACGTCCTGCCTGCCTGTGGACCAATCCGACACTGAACGTGAGCCGGTTTGTAGCGACGGGCTTTGGCAAACAGGAAGAAG GAAGCACGGATCTGTCGACCAAGCTGATGAAAGTGCAGCTAGATCTATTTCCGTCCAGTGATTGTGGCGAGCTGTTCCGCGATAATCGCAAGTTTCGCGATGGAATCGACGAGGGGCAACTGTGTGTGGGCAGTTTGATCGGGGGTAAGGATACGTGTCAGGGCGATTCGGGTGGACCCCTGCAGACGATCACGGAACCGAGAAGCTGCATATACAATATTGTCGGCGTAACGTCTACCGGGGCTGCGTGTGGCGTTGGAAATTCGAAGGCGATCTATTCAAAGGTGGCACACTATCTGGACTGGATCGAGCAAGTTGTGTGGGGTGTTTAA
- the LOC120894542 gene encoding serine protease snake-like — protein sequence MDIRASFILGAVLLFGCLYETHGLRLAEQKCQEYRKTIASFPSKVIGRTNVFDTPPNGLPAREGEFPHQVRVGQWFYEDEDDTAFILRCSGALISDRYVLIAAHCLWTLGDEEVSLGRHDYTRNGTFPELSIKRDDLILHPSYDEQTKASYNDIALVRLAQPVTFTSHIYPACLWTEEEAAEPTKLTSSGFTMGRLVNDTQDTRLVKIQVSRVPNAECSREYTDSGYYPQGVTDALLCAESPVEWKSLCEGDAGGLLQTLDRDSADVYRLIGVEAKGHECDQSHQKFIFTKVRQQLDWIESVVWGT from the exons ATGGACATCCGAGCGAGTTTTATTTTGGGTGCAGTTTTGCTGTTTGGCTGTCTGTACGAAACTCATG GTCTCCGATTGGCGGAACAGA AATGTCAAGAATATCGCAAGACCATAGCGTCCTTTCCGTCCAAAGTGATCGGTAGAACGAACGTATTCGATACACCTCCGAATGGATTACCGGCCCGGGAGGGTGAATTCCCTCACCAGGTGCGCGTCGGACAATGGTTCtacgaggacgaggacgataCGGCATTCATTCTGCGCTGCagtggtgcacttattagcgATCGTTACGTGCTCATAGCTGCCCATTGCCTATGGACGCTGGGCGACGAGGAGGTTTCACTCGGCCGACATGACTACACTCGCAACGGCACCTTTCCAGAGCTGTCCATCAAACGAGACGATCTGATTCTTCATCCCAGCTATGACGAGCAGACGAAGGCATCGTACAACGATATCGCGCTGGTGCGTCTTGCCCAGCCCGTCACCTTTACCTCTCACATCTATCCGGCCTGTCTCTGGACGGAGGAGGAAGCGGCCGAGCCGACAAAGCTAACATCGTCCGGCTTTACGATGGGCAGATTGG TCAATGACACACAGGATACACGGCTGGTGAAGATACAGGTGAGCCGCGTCCCAAATGCAGAATGCTCGCGTGAGTACACGGACAGTGGCTACTACCCGCAAGGCGTCACCGATGCGCTGCTGTGTGCCGAGTCTCCAGTAGAGTGGAAGTCTTTGTGCGAAGGGGATGCCGGTGGGCTGCTACAAACGCTTGACCGTGACTCTGCGGATGTGTATCGGCTTATCGGTGTGGAGGCCAAGGGTCACGAGTGTGATCAGTCGCACCAGAAGTTTATCTTCACCAAGGTCCGCCAGCAGCTGGATTGGATTGAGAGTGTCGTTTGGGGTACGTGA
- the LOC120894543 gene encoding ribosomal biogenesis protein LAS1L-like: MPAQLTAEHTSPLAALLNGDILDQDRTSARPAMQQQQQQQHDNDAEEEHDEELEHDQEDDEQHHELEEEDDEVNVVGRSSSSANAVAAEEDEVEQEEEEHEHEDEHEQDESDDEDEQAAELHHQQALAAGQDAVGSVLPEDIPVEQKLKQITKEIEQLSGGAGDRELRLDSRQSFLSLSDLIKNIRPAEKVVPQIDSSYANTMRVLGEPLSQRR, translated from the coding sequence ATGCCAGCCCAGCTGACCGCTGAACATACGTCCCCGCTTGCTGCACTGCTGAACGGGGACATCCTGGATCAGGATCGTACCTCCGCTCGGCCCgccatgcagcagcagcagcagcagcagcacgataaTGACGCCGAGGAGGAGCACGATGAGGAGCTCGAACACGACCAGGAAGATGACGAGCAGCACCACGAActcgaggaggaggatgatgaGGTGAACGTGGTcgggcgcagcagcagcagcgcgaatGCGGTCGCCGCGGAGGAGGACGAGGttgagcaggaggaggaggagcacgAGCATGAGGACGAGCACGAGCAGGACGAGagcgacgacgaggacgagcagGCGGCCGAGCTGCACCATCAGCAGGCGCTCGCCGCCGGCCAGGATGCGGTCGGGTCCGTCCTGCCCGAGGACATCCCGGTCGAGCAGAAGCTGAAGCAGATCACGAAGGAGATTGAGCAGCTGTCGGGTGGGGCGGGCGATCGCGAACTGCGCCTGGACAGTCGCCAGAGCTTCCTGTCGCTGTCGGATCTGATCAAGAACATTCGCCCGGCGGAAAAGGTGGTGCCGCAGATCGATTCGTCGTACGCTAACACGATGCGCGTCCTTGGCGAACCGCTCAGTCAGAGAAGATAA